From Halotia branconii CENA392, the proteins below share one genomic window:
- a CDS encoding nuclear transport factor 2 family protein has translation MSPAVIESIVNAYFANFGAMNPEGWVENFAEDALSHDPVGEPPAKVHEGFRQFIGQLQAVFVKLEPTIEHIFIAGNEAAVKWTMQGTSKSGKVITFEGITIFEINETGKIQTTRAYWNPVQMVAQLRS, from the coding sequence ATGTCGCCCGCAGTTATAGAAAGTATTGTTAATGCCTACTTTGCTAATTTTGGGGCAATGAATCCAGAAGGCTGGGTAGAAAACTTTGCCGAAGATGCTCTAAGTCACGATCCAGTTGGCGAACCACCTGCAAAAGTCCATGAAGGATTCCGTCAGTTTATCGGGCAATTGCAAGCAGTTTTTGTAAAACTAGAACCGACAATCGAGCATATCTTCATTGCTGGCAACGAAGCAGCAGTTAAGTGGACAATGCAAGGAACTAGTAAGAGTGGCAAGGTAATAACCTTCGAGGGCATCACAATTTTCGAGATTAATGAAACTGGTAAAATTCAAACAACTCGCGCTTACTGGAACCCTGTTCAAATGGTGGCTCAACTGCGCTCTTGA
- a CDS encoding cell division protein FtsX produces the protein MFKFLTKLDYLLKETFLGLLRGGWMNWAAISTVTVLLFLFGLSLQTSWQVEKMLNQFGSQLEVSVYLEPGIQAQSIETFVAQMPEVVTMQTITKEQAWTKLVKELGITDIDGATQQLGDNPLVDEMKVKARNPQVVPTLATQLAKLRGVETVQYVDEAVKRIAQLHQGLNWITLTITIILTLTAIAVTSTTIRLIVMARRREIEIMQLVGATSAWIYLPFILQGIAFGLVGGAIAWSFISVIQQFISKLLANQPEFIKFISNGVQLTATQILLLPLILLSFGAAVGLMGSLFAVRRFAKG, from the coding sequence GTGTTTAAATTTCTCACGAAACTTGACTATTTGCTCAAAGAAACTTTCCTCGGTTTACTACGCGGAGGTTGGATGAATTGGGCAGCTATAAGTACTGTTACGGTATTACTATTTTTATTCGGTCTGAGTCTGCAAACTTCTTGGCAAGTGGAAAAAATGCTTAACCAGTTTGGCAGCCAACTAGAAGTATCAGTTTATCTCGAACCGGGTATACAAGCCCAAAGTATTGAGACATTTGTGGCGCAAATGCCGGAAGTCGTGACAATGCAAACAATTACCAAAGAGCAAGCTTGGACTAAGTTAGTTAAGGAATTGGGAATTACAGATATTGATGGTGCTACTCAGCAGCTAGGGGATAATCCTTTAGTTGACGAGATGAAGGTAAAAGCCAGAAATCCTCAGGTTGTGCCAACTTTAGCGACGCAGTTAGCTAAGTTACGGGGAGTTGAAACGGTGCAGTATGTAGATGAAGCAGTAAAACGTATCGCTCAATTGCACCAAGGTCTCAACTGGATTACTTTAACAATTACAATTATTTTGACTTTAACGGCGATCGCTGTCACGAGTACCACAATTCGTTTGATTGTCATGGCGCGTCGTCGAGAAATTGAAATTATGCAACTGGTAGGAGCAACTTCAGCGTGGATTTATCTACCGTTCATTTTACAAGGCATTGCCTTTGGTTTAGTTGGCGGTGCGATCGCTTGGAGTTTTATTTCTGTAATTCAACAGTTTATTAGTAAGTTGTTAGCCAATCAGCCAGAATTTATCAAATTTATTAGCAATGGTGTTCAGCTTACAGCCACACAAATCTTATTGTTGCCATTGATTCTCTTAAGTTTCGGTGCAGCGGTAGGATTAATGGGAAGCTTATTTGCTGTTCGGCGTTTTGCAAAAGGTTAA